Proteins from one Candidatus Binatia bacterium genomic window:
- the der gene encoding ribosome biogenesis GTPase Der: protein MHELGKPRNDGALRPATVAIVGRPNVGKSALFNRLIGRRVAIVEDTPGVTRDRLYALCDWRGRVFSLVDTAGIDPTAAVAHGAALAEATRRQAEAAAEEADVVLMVVDAQTGLHALDDDVARILRHKRRPIVLVANKAEAESAATSVPAEFGRLGFGEAVAVSAIHGEGTGDLLDRIVDLLPPESADASVEGELALAVIGRPNVGKSSLVNALLGEERALVSAAPGTTRDAIDTQFDWQGRSFRLVDTAGVRKKPEAHGAIEYYAALRSLGAIARCDVALLVFDSMTGILAQDRRLAGIAIEERKALVVVGNKWDLVREQSGDFNQAELTEAVREALPFASFAPITFLSAKTHRRLGSLMPIVAGVAENLDRRVPTPQLNTTVRDAIIAHPPSTVSGRVLRVYYASQPATHPPIVVLHCNDPDLVQAHYRRFLENVIRRHFDFEGVPLTLRFVARRELKEPE, encoded by the coding sequence GTGCACGAGCTCGGGAAGCCCCGAAACGACGGGGCGCTCCGGCCCGCCACCGTCGCCATCGTTGGGCGGCCGAACGTGGGGAAGAGCGCGCTTTTCAACCGCCTGATCGGCCGGCGTGTGGCGATCGTCGAGGACACTCCGGGCGTGACCCGCGATCGTTTGTACGCTCTCTGCGACTGGCGTGGCCGCGTCTTCAGCCTGGTCGACACCGCCGGCATAGATCCGACCGCCGCCGTCGCCCACGGCGCCGCGCTTGCTGAAGCGACCCGCCGGCAGGCCGAAGCCGCGGCCGAAGAGGCCGACGTCGTCCTCATGGTCGTAGACGCCCAAACCGGCCTCCACGCGCTCGACGATGACGTCGCACGCATCCTGCGGCACAAACGCCGGCCCATCGTGCTGGTCGCCAATAAGGCGGAAGCCGAGAGCGCCGCGACGAGCGTTCCCGCCGAGTTTGGGCGGCTGGGTTTCGGCGAGGCGGTCGCGGTGTCAGCGATCCACGGCGAGGGCACTGGAGACCTGCTCGACCGCATCGTCGACCTCTTGCCGCCGGAGAGCGCCGACGCGTCCGTTGAGGGCGAGCTCGCGTTGGCCGTGATCGGGCGCCCGAACGTCGGCAAGAGCTCGCTGGTCAACGCACTGCTCGGCGAGGAACGCGCGCTGGTTTCCGCTGCGCCGGGAACGACGCGCGACGCGATCGACACGCAGTTCGATTGGCAGGGGCGTTCTTTTCGGCTGGTCGACACCGCGGGCGTGCGCAAGAAGCCCGAGGCACACGGCGCGATCGAGTACTACGCCGCGCTGCGTTCGCTCGGCGCGATAGCGCGCTGCGACGTCGCGCTGCTTGTCTTCGATTCGATGACCGGCATCCTGGCGCAGGACCGCCGGCTGGCCGGCATCGCGATCGAAGAACGTAAGGCTCTCGTCGTCGTCGGCAATAAGTGGGATCTCGTGCGCGAGCAGAGCGGCGACTTCAACCAGGCGGAGCTGACCGAAGCCGTGCGCGAGGCCCTCCCGTTCGCATCGTTCGCACCGATCACGTTCTTGTCGGCCAAGACGCACCGCCGACTGGGGAGCCTGATGCCCATCGTCGCAGGGGTGGCCGAGAATCTCGACCGGCGCGTGCCCACGCCGCAACTCAACACGACCGTCCGCGACGCCATCATCGCCCACCCGCCCTCCACGGTGAGCGGCCGCGTCCTGCGCGTCTACTACGCGTCGCAGCCCGCAACGCATCCGCCGATCGTCGTGTTGCATTGCAACGATCCCGATCTCGTCCAGGCGCACTATCGCCGATTCCTGGAGAACGTCATCCGCCGGCACTTCGACTTCGAAGGCGTTCCATTAACCCTGCGCTTCGTCGCCCGCCGCGAGCTAAAGGAGCCGGAGTGA
- the fumC gene encoding class II fumarate hydratase: protein MKTAEKATTRVESDSMGKIDVPAGKYYGAQSARSLVHFDIGDGAWPRDVMPRQVVHAMALLKKAAALVNRELGKLDAERTRLIVAAADEVIAGELDAHFPLRVWQTGSGTQTNMNVNEVISNRAIELAGGEMGSKKPVHPNDHVNMSQSSNDTFPTAMHVAGAQGMAEMLPAVEALRDALNDKAKAWSHIVKVGRTHLQDATPLTLGQEFSGYVTQLDRAMTACKEALRPLYDLAIGGTAVGTGLNAHPEFGERTARKIAELTGLPFRSHPNKFTALASHDDFVFASGALKMLAAALMKIANDIRWLASGPRAGIGELVLPENEPGSSIMPGKVNPTQSEAMTMVCVQVYGNDLAVSFGASQGNFELNVFNPVMIYNFLHSTTLLRDACTMFREHAVEGLQANEDQIKRYLDESLMVVTALSPHIGYDKAAEIAKKAHHEKTTLRSAALSLGHVTEAEYDRIVVPKEMTAPR from the coding sequence ATGAAGACGGCCGAGAAGGCAACCACGCGAGTCGAGTCCGACTCGATGGGCAAGATCGACGTTCCTGCCGGCAAGTATTACGGCGCGCAGTCGGCGCGCTCGCTGGTCCACTTCGACATCGGCGACGGCGCGTGGCCGCGCGACGTCATGCCGAGACAGGTCGTCCACGCGATGGCTCTGCTCAAGAAGGCTGCGGCGCTCGTCAATCGCGAGCTTGGGAAACTCGACGCGGAGCGAACGCGGCTCATCGTCGCGGCCGCCGATGAGGTCATCGCGGGCGAGCTGGACGCGCACTTCCCACTGCGCGTGTGGCAGACGGGTTCGGGCACGCAGACGAACATGAACGTCAACGAAGTGATCTCGAACCGTGCCATCGAGCTCGCGGGCGGCGAGATGGGCTCCAAAAAGCCGGTGCATCCCAACGATCACGTGAACATGTCACAGTCGTCCAACGACACGTTCCCCACTGCGATGCACGTCGCGGGAGCGCAGGGGATGGCGGAGATGCTCCCGGCGGTCGAGGCACTGCGCGACGCGCTCAATGACAAGGCGAAGGCGTGGTCGCACATCGTCAAGGTCGGGCGGACGCACCTGCAGGACGCAACGCCGCTCACCCTCGGGCAAGAGTTCTCCGGCTACGTCACTCAGCTGGATCGCGCGATGACGGCCTGCAAGGAGGCGTTGCGGCCGCTCTACGACCTCGCGATCGGGGGGACCGCCGTCGGGACCGGGCTCAACGCCCATCCGGAGTTCGGCGAGCGGACCGCGCGTAAGATCGCCGAGCTGACGGGGCTGCCGTTCCGTTCGCACCCCAACAAATTCACGGCGCTGGCTTCGCACGACGACTTCGTGTTTGCGTCCGGCGCGCTCAAGATGCTCGCCGCGGCGCTGATGAAAATTGCTAACGACATCCGTTGGCTCGCGTCGGGGCCGCGCGCGGGAATCGGCGAGCTCGTGCTCCCCGAGAACGAGCCCGGCAGCTCCATCATGCCCGGGAAGGTCAACCCAACGCAATCCGAGGCGATGACGATGGTGTGCGTGCAGGTCTATGGAAACGATCTCGCGGTCAGCTTCGGCGCATCGCAGGGCAACTTCGAGCTCAACGTCTTCAACCCGGTGATGATCTACAATTTCCTGCATTCGACGACGCTCCTCCGCGACGCGTGCACGATGTTCCGTGAGCACGCAGTGGAAGGACTGCAAGCCAACGAGGATCAGATCAAGCGCTACCTCGACGAGTCGCTGATGGTCGTTACGGCGCTATCGCCGCACATCGGTTACGACAAGGCCGCCGAGATCGCCAAGAAGGCTCATCACGAGAAGACGACCCTCAGGAGCGCGGCGCTCTCGCTCGGGCACGTGACCGAGGCGGAATACGACCGCATCGTCGTGCCGAAAGAGATGACGGCCCCACGGTAG
- a CDS encoding M55 family metallopeptidase has translation MKVYISCDMEGTAGVCSWKQVDPGDAHEYPVFRRYMTREVRAAIEGARDAGARRVLVNDSHWSMRNLLFDELPDDDDLRVISGAPKPWSMASGIDSGVDAAFFTGYHARAGEAATLAHTYSDDVYCVSVNGTRCSEALLNAALAGSFGVPVVLITGDRTIVQETTKALPWAVGVAVKEAIGYTSVNSMTPRQAQDAIRAGAREAIGRVDRASPFHFEPPFELTIETAQVEHADFIELMPGFVRIGGRAVRFAGTEYVAVFEAFVAATRIAAAANPIA, from the coding sequence GTGAAGGTTTACATCTCGTGCGACATGGAGGGAACGGCAGGGGTCTGTTCCTGGAAGCAGGTCGATCCCGGCGACGCTCACGAGTATCCCGTCTTCCGCCGCTACATGACGCGCGAGGTGCGCGCGGCAATCGAGGGAGCGCGGGATGCGGGAGCCCGCCGCGTGCTCGTCAACGATTCGCATTGGTCGATGCGGAATCTCCTGTTCGACGAGCTGCCTGACGACGACGACCTGCGCGTCATCTCCGGCGCGCCCAAGCCGTGGAGCATGGCGTCGGGCATCGATTCCGGAGTCGACGCCGCGTTCTTCACCGGCTACCACGCGCGGGCCGGCGAGGCGGCAACGCTCGCGCACACCTACTCCGACGACGTCTACTGCGTGAGTGTCAACGGCACGCGCTGCAGCGAGGCACTGCTCAACGCCGCACTCGCGGGCAGCTTCGGCGTGCCGGTCGTCCTCATCACCGGCGACCGAACGATCGTCCAGGAGACGACGAAGGCGCTGCCGTGGGCGGTCGGCGTGGCCGTAAAGGAAGCCATCGGGTACACTTCGGTAAACTCGATGACGCCGCGGCAGGCGCAGGACGCGATTCGGGCCGGTGCGCGCGAGGCGATCGGTCGCGTCGATCGCGCGTCGCCGTTTCACTTCGAGCCGCCCTTCGAGCTGACGATCGAGACTGCGCAGGTCGAGCACGCCGACTTCATCGAGCTGATGCCCGGATTCGTGCGGATCGGAGGGCGCGCGGTGCGGTTCGCCGGCACCGAATACGTCGCGGTCTTCGAAGCCTTCGTCGCCGCGACGCGCATCGCAGCCGCCGCTAATCCGATCGCCTGA
- a CDS encoding SprT-like domain-containing protein, translating to MLHTEADLQLIFARLNYQFFNGEVPDCRIRYNARFSNSAGRITYGSRPMLIELSPKHFRQHPEALTDTLLHEMVHAWCFAKFRDAGHGARFKRKLRDCGLDSIYHDLGSVAPTKESSKRYILRCEGCAFEALRRNRPRKPSSCPRCNKRGFDARYPLTIYEIVEMRAAGTTIDVLRAARKGG from the coding sequence GTGTTGCATACGGAAGCCGACCTGCAGTTGATCTTCGCCCGCTTGAACTACCAGTTCTTCAACGGAGAGGTGCCCGACTGCCGGATCCGCTACAACGCGCGCTTCTCGAATTCGGCGGGCCGCATCACGTACGGGTCGCGACCGATGCTGATCGAGCTCTCACCGAAGCATTTTCGACAGCACCCCGAGGCGCTGACCGACACGCTGCTCCACGAGATGGTGCACGCGTGGTGCTTCGCCAAATTCCGCGACGCGGGACACGGCGCGCGCTTCAAGCGAAAGCTGCGCGATTGCGGCCTGGACTCGATCTACCACGACCTCGGCAGCGTTGCGCCGACCAAGGAATCGAGTAAGCGCTACATCCTTCGCTGCGAAGGGTGCGCCTTCGAGGCGTTACGCCGCAACCGCCCGCGCAAGCCCTCGAGCTGCCCGCGCTGCAACAAACGCGGCTTCGACGCGCGCTATCCCCTGACGATCTACGAGATCGTCGAGATGCGCGCCGCGGGAACGACAATTGACGTACTGCGCGCCGCCCGGAAAGGCGGATAG
- a CDS encoding sulfite exporter TauE/SafE family protein, whose translation MFFVAFAASIFGSMVGLGGGFVLVPLLRLLLGFSPADAAGTSLVLIVANSASGALTYLLHQRVHLKIGLLIALGALPSSVFGAVLSLHIPARIFDVLLAILLIGVAVDMAWNAERRMAGRPEPHRIHEIKGMSYRGALGLGFVVGIFLSLFGLGGGIILVPAFLYFSELPAHAISATSQFAILLASPPGLITHILQRDVVGSDVVPLVAGGLLGGPIGARFSLRLRSPQLLIVVAIALVIAAVTLVWRQL comes from the coding sequence CTGTTTTTCGTCGCGTTTGCGGCGAGCATCTTCGGTTCGATGGTCGGGCTCGGCGGCGGCTTCGTGCTCGTTCCGCTGCTGCGTTTGCTGCTCGGGTTTTCACCCGCCGACGCGGCCGGCACGTCGCTCGTCTTGATCGTCGCCAACAGCGCGAGCGGTGCGTTAACCTACCTCCTCCATCAGCGCGTCCACTTAAAGATCGGGCTGCTGATCGCGCTCGGCGCGCTTCCCAGCAGCGTCTTCGGAGCGGTGCTATCGTTGCACATTCCGGCCCGCATCTTCGACGTGCTGCTCGCGATCTTGCTGATCGGTGTGGCCGTCGACATGGCGTGGAATGCGGAGCGGCGCATGGCCGGGCGACCCGAGCCGCATCGCATTCACGAGATCAAGGGCATGTCCTACCGCGGCGCGCTCGGCCTCGGCTTCGTGGTCGGAATATTCCTGAGCCTGTTCGGGCTGGGAGGCGGAATCATTTTAGTTCCGGCGTTCCTCTATTTTTCGGAGCTGCCGGCTCACGCGATCAGCGCGACGTCGCAATTCGCAATCCTGCTCGCCTCGCCGCCCGGTTTGATCACGCACATCCTCCAGCGCGACGTCGTCGGGTCCGACGTCGTGCCGCTCGTCGCCGGCGGCCTGCTAGGCGGCCCCATCGGCGCGCGATTCTCGCTGCGCCTGCGATCGCCGCAGCTCTTGATCGTCGTCGCGATCGCGCTCGTGATCGCCGCCGTCACGCTCGTTTGGCGTCAGCTCTAA
- the mutS gene encoding DNA mismatch repair protein MutS, translated as MKASGPKYSPMLEQYFGMKSKHPEAILLSRVGDFYEAYGEDAEIVARALQIALTSKEAGAGKRVAMAGVPHHALSQYLARLVAQRFVVALAEQLEVPQPNRLVRRDVVRLVTPGTLIEEQFLDGKQNNYLAAIAAAGDTFALAYADVSTGYSTATAIDGENAYDELLAELTRIGPAEIVADVPADLRAFLAASLEGTDVRLTTPAVNLVDVRERAAFSGFSIGESLAVHRALEALGAFVSRTGVTNGERGLNEPQLYRRRQFLAIDAATRKHLELTQAQGQNPHATLLATLDLCVTSMGSRMLARWILAPLVDAQAIAVRHDVIAALLEEHARRGAIREVLKGAFDLERIAQKIRFRRATPRDLASLRRTLETLRPLRQLVFPPLAALFERIGDFGEMLDDLQRTLVEDPPAQIGEGGVIRAEASAELAECVALRGDARSRLSALEQRERERTGIKTLKVKYASPFGYAIEVSKSHAQAVPPDYVRKQTLANGERYVTPELKELELAISTAQARQERLEQQLFEALVERLAAEIERLLAAAEAVAEIDVLAALAQCAAERGYVRPSFTDESVVVLEDGRHPVMEAVLRTNFVPNDLRLSVADHRFILLTGPNMGGKSTYLRQAGLLAIMAQIGSFVPAGKMRLGIIDRIFTRIGAGDDLASGQSTFYMEMAEAANILRRCTQRSLLLIDEVGRGTGTLDGLAIAQAICEFLLGLDEQAPLVLFATHFHELCALAEHWKLVANYHITAVENRAAGGAPVFSHRVQPGSSSRSFGIEVARMAGLPEAVVERAQEVADALSGDADIEERVPLRKKMPKRPAAERQMSFLTPEVRSYE; from the coding sequence GTGAAGGCGTCGGGCCCGAAGTACTCGCCGATGCTCGAGCAGTACTTCGGGATGAAGTCGAAGCATCCCGAGGCGATCCTGCTCTCCCGCGTCGGGGACTTCTACGAGGCCTACGGCGAGGACGCGGAAATTGTGGCGCGCGCTTTGCAAATTGCGCTGACGAGCAAAGAGGCTGGTGCCGGGAAGCGCGTCGCGATGGCGGGCGTGCCGCACCACGCGCTCTCGCAGTACCTCGCGAGGCTCGTCGCGCAGCGCTTCGTCGTTGCGCTCGCCGAGCAGCTCGAAGTTCCGCAGCCCAACCGGCTGGTGCGCCGCGACGTCGTGCGCCTCGTGACCCCGGGAACGCTGATCGAGGAGCAGTTCCTCGACGGCAAACAGAACAACTACCTCGCCGCGATCGCCGCGGCCGGCGATACGTTTGCGCTCGCATATGCGGACGTTTCGACCGGCTACTCGACCGCGACCGCGATCGACGGCGAGAACGCGTACGACGAGCTGCTCGCGGAGTTGACGCGCATCGGACCCGCCGAAATCGTCGCCGACGTCCCGGCGGATCTGCGCGCGTTCCTCGCCGCGTCGCTCGAGGGAACCGATGTACGGCTGACGACGCCCGCGGTCAACCTGGTGGACGTTCGCGAGCGCGCCGCGTTCTCGGGCTTTTCGATCGGCGAGTCGCTGGCCGTTCATCGCGCCCTCGAGGCTCTCGGGGCGTTCGTGAGCCGCACCGGCGTCACCAACGGCGAACGAGGCCTAAACGAGCCGCAGCTCTATCGGCGCCGGCAGTTTCTGGCGATCGACGCGGCGACGCGCAAACATCTGGAGCTCACGCAAGCGCAGGGCCAGAACCCACACGCGACGTTGCTCGCTACGCTGGACCTTTGCGTCACGTCCATGGGGTCACGGATGCTCGCGCGCTGGATCCTCGCGCCGCTCGTCGACGCGCAGGCAATCGCCGTGCGACACGACGTGATAGCGGCGCTGCTGGAAGAGCACGCACGGCGCGGCGCGATCCGTGAAGTGCTAAAAGGCGCCTTCGACCTCGAACGCATCGCACAGAAGATTCGCTTTCGCCGCGCGACCCCGCGCGATCTGGCGTCGTTGCGGCGAACGCTGGAGACCTTGCGGCCGCTGCGCCAGCTCGTATTCCCGCCGCTGGCGGCGCTCTTCGAGCGCATTGGCGACTTCGGCGAAATGCTCGACGACCTGCAGCGCACGCTGGTCGAGGATCCGCCCGCGCAGATCGGGGAGGGGGGCGTGATCCGCGCCGAAGCGAGCGCCGAGCTAGCGGAGTGCGTTGCGCTGCGCGGCGACGCCCGCTCGCGGCTGTCGGCGCTCGAGCAACGCGAACGCGAGCGCACCGGGATCAAGACGCTCAAAGTGAAGTACGCGAGCCCCTTCGGTTACGCGATCGAGGTGAGCAAGAGCCACGCGCAAGCGGTCCCGCCCGACTACGTGCGCAAGCAGACGCTGGCGAACGGCGAGCGCTACGTGACGCCGGAGCTCAAGGAGCTCGAACTCGCGATTTCGACCGCGCAGGCACGCCAGGAGCGGCTCGAGCAGCAGCTGTTCGAGGCGCTTGTCGAACGCCTCGCTGCCGAGATCGAGCGATTGCTCGCGGCCGCCGAGGCCGTCGCCGAGATCGACGTCCTCGCGGCACTCGCACAGTGCGCTGCCGAGCGCGGCTACGTGCGTCCCAGCTTCACCGACGAGAGCGTCGTCGTCCTCGAAGACGGGCGCCATCCCGTCATGGAAGCCGTTCTCCGCACCAACTTCGTTCCGAACGACCTGCGCCTGAGCGTGGCCGACCATCGCTTCATCTTGCTTACCGGTCCGAACATGGGCGGCAAGTCGACCTATCTTCGGCAGGCGGGACTGCTCGCGATCATGGCGCAGATCGGTTCGTTCGTGCCGGCGGGGAAGATGCGCCTCGGGATCATCGATCGCATCTTCACGCGCATCGGAGCCGGCGACGATCTCGCGTCGGGACAGTCGACCTTCTATATGGAGATGGCGGAAGCCGCAAACATCTTGCGGCGCTGCACGCAGCGCTCGCTGCTCTTGATCGACGAGGTCGGACGCGGCACTGGGACGCTCGACGGCCTCGCCATCGCGCAGGCGATCTGCGAGTTCCTATTGGGTCTCGACGAGCAGGCCCCCCTGGTGCTCTTCGCGACCCACTTCCACGAGTTGTGCGCGTTGGCCGAACACTGGAAGCTGGTGGCGAACTACCACATCACGGCGGTGGAAAATCGGGCGGCGGGCGGAGCCCCCGTGTTCTCGCACCGCGTGCAGCCCGGGAGCTCGTCCCGCTCATTTGGAATCGAGGTCGCGCGCATGGCGGGATTGCCCGAAGCCGTCGTCGAGCGAGCGCAGGAGGTAGCAGACGCCCTGTCGGGCGACGCCGACATCGAGGAGCGCGTGCCGCTGCGTAAAAAGATGCCGAAGCGGCCGGCCGCGGAGCGACAGATGTCGTTCCTGACGCCGGAAGTGCGAAGCTATGAGTAA
- the efp gene encoding elongation factor P: MISSNDLRNGVTIIVDGQLWTVIEFLHVKPGKGSAFVRTRLKNVKTGTTLERTFRAGEKLERAMVDNRQMQMLYNDADGYHFMDQQTFENVTLQRDLIGDPADFLKDGMVVDMQFHDGTPIGVDLPAHVELKIVETDPGFRGDTATNTTKPARLETGATVNVPLFVEAGDVIRIDTRDRRYIGRSN, encoded by the coding sequence ATGATTTCCTCAAACGATCTCCGCAACGGCGTGACCATCATCGTGGACGGTCAGCTCTGGACCGTAATCGAGTTTCTGCACGTCAAGCCGGGAAAGGGATCGGCCTTCGTGCGAACCCGGCTGAAGAACGTCAAGACCGGCACGACGTTGGAGCGAACGTTTCGTGCTGGGGAAAAACTCGAGCGCGCGATGGTGGACAACCGCCAGATGCAGATGCTTTACAACGATGCGGACGGTTATCACTTCATGGACCAGCAGACGTTCGAGAACGTGACGCTTCAACGCGACCTGATCGGCGATCCCGCGGACTTCTTGAAGGACGGAATGGTCGTCGACATGCAGTTCCACGACGGCACGCCCATCGGCGTCGATCTGCCCGCGCACGTCGAGCTGAAGATCGTTGAGACCGATCCCGGCTTCCGCGGCGATACCGCCACGAACACGACCAAGCCTGCTCGACTCGAAACCGGCGCGACCGTCAACGTTCCGCTCTTCGTCGAAGCCGGCGACGTCATCCGCATCGACACGCGCGACCGCCGGTACATCGGGCGATCGAACTAA
- the plsY gene encoding glycerol-3-phosphate 1-O-acyltransferase PlsY, with protein sequence MSDIGLSDSVGFSIMLTVIAIVVATFIGAFLIGSIPFGYIIGRLFYRTDIRGQGSGNIGAMNALRTLGAAGAIAVLLLDAAKGFGPTLWAQDFFRGHLDLENFPPSDQLMGSLVATGAILGHCFSPWLRFRGGKGVATSFGAVFALSWPAGIVAVSGWIAGAALTRYSSFGSLLGSALAPIAIYGFTRSLPETAYGLVAAVIIFVRHRDNIARLQAGTESPIGKGSRSRGPYSQHP encoded by the coding sequence GTGAGCGATATCGGACTCTCGGACTCCGTCGGCTTCTCGATCATGCTAACCGTGATCGCGATCGTCGTCGCGACATTCATCGGCGCGTTCCTGATCGGCTCGATTCCGTTCGGCTACATCATCGGCCGCCTGTTCTATCGCACCGACATCCGCGGACAGGGGTCGGGCAACATCGGAGCGATGAACGCTCTGCGGACGCTCGGCGCGGCGGGAGCGATCGCGGTGCTCCTGCTCGACGCGGCCAAGGGCTTCGGGCCGACCCTCTGGGCGCAGGATTTCTTCCGCGGGCATCTCGACCTCGAGAACTTTCCGCCGTCGGACCAGCTAATGGGCAGCCTCGTCGCCACGGGCGCCATCCTCGGCCATTGCTTCTCGCCGTGGCTGCGCTTCCGCGGCGGCAAGGGGGTCGCCACGTCGTTCGGCGCCGTGTTCGCGTTGAGCTGGCCCGCGGGCATCGTCGCCGTTAGCGGATGGATCGCGGGCGCGGCCTTGACGCGGTATTCTTCCTTCGGCTCGCTGCTCGGCAGCGCGCTCGCGCCCATCGCGATATACGGCTTCACTCGCTCGCTCCCGGAAACGGCGTACGGGCTCGTGGCGGCGGTAATCATCTTCGTTCGTCATCGCGACAACATCGCTCGCTTACAGGCGGGAACGGAGAGTCCCATCGGCAAGGGCTCGCGTTCCCGCGGCCCGTACTCTCAGCACCCATGA
- a CDS encoding tetratricopeptide repeat protein, which translates to MPSDASGGLPPRIYVPIVVVIGAIFLCTMAYLVAVGFGVTGSVFGKAASSQAAITRQGSQNAVEGGPPAPVVAALQTLRRRIAAHPNDDVALTQLGDMYLAANKFEQAIPLYERALRANPHNVAAQTGLAQAREALGK; encoded by the coding sequence GTGCCGTCGGATGCCTCTGGTGGACTGCCTCCTCGGATCTACGTTCCGATCGTCGTCGTGATCGGAGCGATTTTTCTGTGCACGATGGCGTATCTCGTCGCCGTCGGCTTCGGCGTCACGGGATCGGTGTTCGGTAAGGCCGCGTCCTCGCAAGCGGCCATTACGCGGCAGGGTTCGCAAAACGCGGTCGAGGGCGGTCCTCCGGCGCCGGTCGTCGCCGCACTGCAGACGCTGCGCAGGCGGATCGCTGCGCACCCCAACGACGACGTCGCGCTCACGCAGCTGGGCGACATGTATCTCGCCGCAAACAAGTTCGAGCAGGCGATCCCGCTGTACGAGCGCGCCTTACGCGCGAATCCGCACAACGTCGCCGCGCAGACGGGCCTGGCCCAGGCGCGCGAGGCGCTTGGCAAGTGA
- a CDS encoding MiaB/RimO family radical SAM methylthiotransferase — translation MPSIYIETFGCQMNEADSRYIAERALDAGYSVARAVEDANVVILNTCTVRDSAERRAYGRMNHLNALKRRDPSLRLVVTGCLAEQDRDRMQTLAPHVDAVFGTRELVRLGDQLAAWSLALRDAPPRPSTSSGQARPQDDTGVSMLRFAMGGTADGVTDEFSHLRAFVTVQRGCSYYCTFCIVPHVRGRFDHRSRTDILGEAAERVARGAREIVLVGQTVNAWHDAAGADFGDLCRDVARLPALERLTFISPHPKDFTEKIVEDLGGIVRLNPRIHLPLQSASDALLRRMNRKYTLAGFDEKVRSLRSRIPGCAITTDIIVGFPGETEDDFEATLDYVRTGVFANAFTFMYSTRRGTPAARWEQLPRDVVLARFERLVEEQNRVTRAYHESKVGSVVRALIAGESKKDASKLTAKTLDNVTVVAPKPPAYGARMPWLDVAIESGHVWGCKGTIVGCASRFTDPGATMPAALVDLTALDLQPLRR, via the coding sequence ATGCCCAGCATTTACATCGAGACCTTCGGGTGTCAGATGAATGAGGCCGACTCGCGGTATATCGCCGAGAGAGCGCTCGACGCCGGATACAGCGTGGCGCGCGCGGTGGAGGACGCGAACGTCGTCATTCTCAACACCTGCACCGTTCGCGACAGCGCGGAACGCCGCGCGTACGGGCGCATGAATCATCTCAACGCGCTCAAGCGCCGCGATCCGTCGCTGCGCCTCGTGGTCACGGGATGCTTGGCCGAGCAAGACCGTGATCGGATGCAGACGCTGGCGCCGCACGTCGACGCCGTTTTCGGCACGCGCGAGCTCGTGCGATTGGGCGACCAACTCGCGGCCTGGTCCCTCGCCCTTCGAGACGCTCCGCCGCGCCCTTCGACGAGCTCAGGGCAAGCTCGCCCTCAGGATGACACGGGCGTCTCCATGCTGCGCTTCGCGATGGGCGGTACGGCGGATGGCGTGACGGACGAGTTTTCGCACCTGCGCGCGTTCGTGACGGTCCAGCGAGGCTGTTCCTACTACTGCACGTTCTGCATCGTGCCGCACGTGCGCGGCCGCTTCGACCATCGGTCGCGAACCGATATTCTCGGCGAGGCCGCGGAGCGCGTCGCACGGGGCGCTCGCGAGATCGTCCTGGTCGGGCAGACGGTCAATGCATGGCACGACGCGGCGGGGGCGGATTTCGGCGATCTCTGCCGCGACGTCGCGCGCCTGCCCGCACTCGAGCGGCTCACGTTCATCTCGCCCCACCCCAAGGACTTCACCGAGAAGATCGTCGAGGATCTGGGCGGCATCGTGCGGCTCAATCCGCGAATCCATCTGCCGCTCCAATCCGCGAGCGACGCGCTGCTGCGGCGGATGAATCGCAAGTACACGTTGGCCGGCTTCGACGAGAAGGTGCGGTCGCTGCGCAGCCGGATCCCCGGCTGCGCGATCACAACCGACATCATCGTTGGCTTCCCCGGTGAGACGGAGGACGACTTCGAGGCGACGCTCGATTACGTGCGCACCGGCGTATTTGCCAACGCGTTCACCTTCATGTACTCGACGCGGCGCGGCACCCCCGCGGCGCGCTGGGAACAACTGCCGAGAGACGTCGTGCTCGCGCGCTTCGAACGGCTCGTCGAGGAGCAGAACCGCGTCACGCGCGCCTACCACGAGAGCAAGGTCGGCAGCGTCGTTCGGGCGCTGATTGCCGGAGAGTCGAAGAAAGACGCGAGCAAACTGACCGCCAAGACGCTCGACAACGTGACGGTGGTAGCGCCGAAGCCGCCCGCGTACGGCGCGCGGATGCCGTGGCTGGACGTCGCGATCGAGAGCGGTCACGTCTGGGGCTGCAAGGGGACGATCGTGGGCTGCGCGTCCCGTTTCACCGATCCAGGCGCGACCATGCCCGCCGCGCTCGTGGACTTGACCGCGCTCGATCTGCAGCCGCTGCGGCGGTGA